A segment of the Streptomyces pactum genome:
GGGTACGGGTTCGCGTTCGGGTTCGTGGACTGCGGCCGGGACGGGGCGGCCCGCGGGTCCGTGTACGGGGGGCCGGAGTACGGCGCGGGGGAGAGCGGGGACGGATTCCGTTCCCGCTCGGGTTCCGGGGTCGGTGCCGGTGCCGGTGCCGGTGCCGGTGTCCGTTCAGGGACCTGTGCCGGAGTCGGAGTCGGAGCCGGACCCGGTGCCATGGTCGGAGCCGGAGCCGGAGCCGGAGCCGGAGCCGGAGCCGGAGCCGGAGCCGGAGCCGGAGCCGGAGCCGGAGCCGGGCCCGGTGCCATGGTCGGGGTCGGCGCCTGGAGGTCCGGGTGGCTCGGTGCGGGGGCCGGCCGATGGGTGCGGGGCCGGCCGGTGCCGAGGATCTCCCGGAGCCGTTCGCTCCGCCGGGGCCAGTCCCACGCGGCCCCGTCGGCGAACGCGTCGACCAACTGCGGCACACCCGCGGCCGCATCCGGGTGCGCGAGGAGGTGGTCCACCAGCCGGTCCGCCACCCGGTGTTCGAAACGGGGGCCGGACACGGGGCGACCGGTCACCCGGGCCAGCGGACCGGAGCCGCCGGTGTCCGGCTCCCAGCGCGGGACGGACATCAGCCGCAGCGGGTGCGTGTCCACCGCGTCATAGGTCGCGAACGTCCACTCCCGTCCCAGCCAGGGCCCGAAGATCAGGAACAGCCCCAGGTAGACCAGCGAGGCCTCGTCCCGGTCCGGGGGGCCGGGCCGCCGTTCCCCGGGTTCGGTCAGCAGCGACACCCGCTGGGCGGGATCGCGCAGCCACTCCGCGGTGACCACGGTCAACGTGTCCCGGACCGTCGGCAACCGGTCCAGCATCTCCGGCAGCCGCTTGCGCGCCACCCGGTCGAGATCCGCGCAGTCGACGTCCTGCCGCCGGCCGGACGCCGTCTGGGCGGCCTCCCGGGTCCCCCAGCCGGCGTACGCGAGAGCCAGGCACTGCCGCGTCTTCAGGGTGCCCGGCCGTCCGACCAGCACATGGCTGACCGTGCTGGGCCGGCCGCCCCGGTCGGTGGTGGGCCAGCGGCGGACCAGCATGACGTCCCCGTCGCGGGACAGGGCGCGCACGGTGCTCGGCCGCGTGGCGGCGGCGCCGGACACCCACAGCAACGGGCCCAGCTCCCGGCCCACTTCCTCGGCGCGCTCGGCCGTGCAGGAACGGGCGACGGCGTTCATGCCGGTGCCCTGGCGCCCGTGGTTGCCGTCCCACCGGAAGACGACCTGCTGCACCGAGTCGGTGCCCCCGCCCGCCCCTCCGGGCCCCCCTGGTACTCCCGGCCCCCCTGCCCCGCCAGGCCCGCGCGGGGTGGCCGCTTCCCCGTGGCCCTGGTCTCCGCTTCGCACTTCGCTCATGTCCGCTCCCCTCCTCGGGCGTCCTCCACCGGCACCGCCTCGAACGCGGGCGTCTCCCCCAGGGCGAACGTCCCGGCGCCGCCCGGTACGTCGATGAGCCCGTGCATCGCGAGCAGCGACAGCAGGGGCTCCAGCACCCGCCTGGGACCGGCCCCGGCCGGATAGCGGCCGTGGTCCTCCTGGCCGCCGGTGGCGGAGGCGACGTGCAGGGTGCAGCGGCGGATCGCGTCGAAGGGGCGCAGCCAGGCCTGGCCGGCGTGCCGGCGCAGCAGCCGGTGCACGTCCCGGCTCTCCTCCCGCATCAGCGCCGGGTCCAGGGCGGTGGCCGGCGGCCGGTCCAGCCACCGGTCGACGGGCGGCTGGAACCTGAGCAGGTCCGCCTTGCCGAGCACCATCGCGGCCGCCACGTCCAGATAGGGCCCCTTCTTCGGCAGACGGTCCAGGACGGTGCCGAAGGCGAGGTCGCCGTCCCGGTTCACCTCCACCCCCAGGCGTTCCCTGGCGTGGTCCAGATGCGGCAGCGGCAGGGCCAGCGCCGGGTCGACCACGAAGACCAGGGCGTCGATCCCGAGCAGGAACCGCAGCGCGGAGTCGGTCCGGACGAGGTCCTCGCCGCCGAGGTCGAAGAAGGCGACCGGCCGTACCCGCCCGTGGGCGTCGGTGATCAGCAGGGACTCCACGAACCGGGCGAAGCCGTCCAGGCCGACGCCGGGGGTGTGGTCCAGGACCCTGCCGTTGCGCAGGGGCTGCACCCACTCCCGTACGAAGCGGGCGTGCTGCTCCGGGTTGACGGACTGCCACTTGAGGCCGAAGGGCTCCAGCCCGCCGTCGGTGATCGCCGCGATCATCTGGGTCAGCAGATGGCTCTTGCCGGTGGACGACTGGCCGACCATCGCGACGGTCAGCGGCCGCCCGTAGGTGAGGTACGGCACCGGGATGTAGTGCTCGGGGAAGTCCGGGTCGGCCGTGCACTTCTGGACGGCACCGCGCATGACGTCCTGCCGGCGCAGGGGGTTGCCGATGCCGGTGGGGTCCAGTGGCCGGTACTGCATCTTGTTGTCGGTGACGTACAGCGCCGTGAGGTCGAGCCGGATGGTCTCCAGGCAGTACGGGCAGAGCACTCCGCCGTCGTCCTCCCCGGCCGCTCCCGGCTCCGGCCCCGAAGGGGCGGTGGGCGCCTGCCGCTTGAGCCGCAGCGCCTGCTCGAAGCCGTCGGCACCGTCCTCCCGGCGGCCGGGCGGCTCGGCGGCGGAGATGGCGAGCGCGACGCGTCGGGCGGCGCCCGGCGCCAGCAGGTCGAGGAGCTCGGCGGGGGTCGGCCGGTCGGCCGCCCGCGGGGCGAACGCGTCGCGCAGCGTCCGGGCGAGCATCCGGTGCTCGTCGAGGTCGGCCGGCGCCCGGTCGGCGTGGCCGGGTCTGCCGGTCACGAGCTGGTAGAGCACCTGGGCCGCACTCCACACCGCGTCCCGGGGGTCGGTGAGCCCCTCGCCCCGGCGCTGTTCGGGCGAGCAGTAGGGCGACCGGCCCCAGGGGCGCCTCGGCCGTCCGGTACGGGCCACCCCCTCCAGCCCCCAGAGCTGCGCCGAGGCGCCGTCCCACAGCACGGTGGAGGGCGAGACGCCGCACGGCACCAGGCCCTGGCGGTCCAGCACGTACAGGGCCAGCAGCAGGTCCCGGGTGAGCCCCCGCTGGTCGGTCGCGGACATCACATGGGTCCGTGCGGCGGCGGCGCCGCGCGGTGCCGCGTACAGCAGGAACGGCTCCGCCGCGTCCAGGTCGTAGCCGATGATCCGGGGGAAGAGGCCCCCGTACTCGGTGTCGTCGAGCGCCCGGTACAGGGACAGGGCGGTGCCCGCCTCCGTGTCCAGCAGCTCACGCGCGCCCGGGTTGGCGGCGTCGGCGGTGGTCAGGCGCACCTGCACGCACTGCTGGCCCTCGTCGTCGAGCAGGCCGTTGCGGACCAGTTGGGGCAGCAGGGGATCGCGGCGGGACTCGGGCCCCAGACGCACGGGGGCGACGCGGCGCCGCCCCGAGGGCGTGGTGAACGCGAGCGTGGCCGCCCGCGGACCGCCCGGCCCCGTCGTGTGCCGGTGGGTAGTGCTGGTCACCGCGGATCGCCGTCCCCTCGCTCGTACGGACTGGCCGGGTCGGCCGGGTCGGCCAGGCGGTAGGAGTCGGCCCGGTCGCCCGTGTCGGCCGGGTCGTACGGGTCCGCCCGGTCGAACGGGTCGGCCGGGTCGTAGGTGTCCGGCCGGGCGTACGGCTCCGCCGGGGCGCCCGTGTCCGCCCGGTCGTTCGCCTGACGGCGGCTGTCCGCGCGCTCGTACCTGTCCCGGCGCTCCTTCCGGTCCGTGTGCTCGTCCCCGTCCGTCTCGTCGTGTCGGCCGCTCCGGCCGTAGGTGTCCGTCCCGTCGTAGGAGGCGGCCCGGTAGGGGTGCCGCGGGCCGTACGCGTCCGGCCGGCCGTACGGGTCCGTGCCGTCCGGGCCGGGGCTCTGGCGGGGGCGGACGGTGTCCACCACGCCCATCCGCAGCGGGGTGAGCCGCAGCAGGCCGGCGTAGCGGCCCGAGGACGTCCACAGCACCGTTGCGGGCTGCGTCGAGCCGTTCGTCTCCCAGGCCTTCTCCATCTCGTCCCGCATCGCCCGCGGGGCGAACCTGATCCACACCGCGGCGGCCGGGTCGCGGCTGAGCAGCGTGCCCTGCTCGGGTGAGGAGAGCTGCACCACCGCCTGCCGGTCCGCCTCCGTGCCGACGAGTTCCGCCAGGCCCCGCGGGTCGGTGCCGAGCAGGCTCGCCGAGGTGGCGCGGACCCGGCGGGCGGCGGCGAACGGGGGCGGCGCCAGCACCCCGTTGTGCCGCAGGTGCCGGCGGGCGGCCGACAGCAGTTCGCGCACCCGTTCCTCGGTGCGTCGCAGGGCGAGCGCACCGGCCTGGCCGCGCTCCACGGCACCCCAGTACGGATCCATCGCCACCAGGGCGGCGTCCGTCAGGTCGGCGGCCAGCGTGGCGACCAGCTCCGGGCCGCCCTCGCCGTTCTCCCGGTCCAGCCAGCGCGGCGCGCTCGCGGCGCGGTCTTCCCACGGCGCCCCGGCCGGCCGCTCCCCGGCGGGTTCGTCCCACGCGGGCTGCCCGTCGGGCCGGGCGTACGCGCTCGCCCAGTCGGCGTCGTCGTCCCCGGCGAACGCGTCGGTCTCCAGGACCGAGGTGCTGGAGAGCCAGTCGTCCTCGGCGAGCGTCCCGGCACCGCCCCCGGCGCCGTCCCCGGCGCCGGACCCGCCGCCGGCCGCGGGCCGCTCCGGCTCGGGCACCGCCTCGGCCTCCGCGGCGGCGGCCGTGGCCCGCAGCATTCCGGCGACGGACCGGGCCGCGTCCGCGCAGTACAGGCGTTCCTCCACGGCCCAGTGCTCCCGGACCGCCTCGGCGAGCAGCGCGTCGAGCTCGTCCAGGGCGCGGCGGAGCGCGGCGGTGGCGTGGCCCGGAGCCCACGCGCCGGCCGCCGCGCGCCAGAGCCGGCGTACCGTCTCGGCCGCGACGCCGAGGGCCAGCAGCAGGCCCACGGTGCTCACCCAGCGCGGAGGGTCGGCCGCGTACGCCGAAGCCGCCCCGGCCGCGGCGCCGGTGCAGGCCGCGACCCGGGGGGCCACGGCCCAGCGGCCGGTGCGGCCGGTCTCCCGCAGCCTGGCCGTGCCGAGCACCGCCATGCCGACGAACAGCAGCGGGACGGCGAGCGCCAGCGCCAGCAGCGGTCCCTGCCACAGTGCGCCGAGCAGGCCCGCCGCGGCAGCCGCCGCCGGACCGGCGACCGCGGCGACGTCACCGCGGTCCCGCGCCCCGTCCTGGTCACCGGCGGGGCCGGTCACGTCACCGGACGGGCAGGCGGCGAGCCTCGGCAGCAGTGCCGTACCCGGCACCGGCTCCACCCGTCCGGCCAGGCCGGTGAAACGCTGGGCCACCGACCGCAGGGTCAGGCCCTGGCCCAGCAGTTTTCCGGCGAACTCCTTCAGGCCCTCGCCGATCCGCTCGCCGGTGCCCTCCGCCGAGGGCACCCGCAGCCCGAGGGCCGCGAGCCGGGCCGCCGCCTCGGCCGCGGACGCCGTCGCGCCGCCGCCGCGCAGGGCGGCGCCCACCAGTTCCCGGTAGGAGTCCAGGTCGTGGCGTGCCTGGTCCACGTCCGCCTCGAACGCCTCCCGGCGGGCGGGCCGCAGCAGCCCCGGCAGGGAGCCGAGCCCGGCCAGCGCGTCCTCGGCCCGGTCGATGGCCTCGGCGCACGCGCGGTACGCGTCGTCCGCCACCCCGTCCGGGTCGCGGTGCCGTTGGCCCCGGGCGCCCCGGCCCGTCACCAGGCCCCGCAGCGGCTCCGGCAGGTCGGCTCCCGACGAGGCGGTCGCCAGTACGTCCGGCGCGAGTTCGGTGTCCTCGCCGGCGAACCGGGCGAGCGCGTCCCGCCAGGCCCGGTCGCGCACCTCCGGCGGCAGGTCCTGCTCCAGCAGCCGGACGCCGGGCGCGGCGACGGCGTCGGGCAGCGCCTCCAGGCGGTCGAGGACCGTCAGATAGACGTCCGGGACCGACAACACGTCCACCAGGACCGCCAGGGCGTCCGGGTCGTCGGGCGTGGGCCGTTCCAGGGCCGTCCGGGCGGAGCGCAGGTCGCCCGCCCACAGCAGCGCGCAGCCGGAGGCCCGCAGCACCGCGGGCCGCACCAGCCGGCGGTCGGGCTGGAACGCCTCGCCCTCACCCGCGTACGAGCCCGGCGCGCTGCCCACCAGGAGGACCAGGATCCTGACCTCGCCCACCGCGCGGTAGCCGGTGAGCAGTTCGTACTGCGGCTGGTGGTCGGTGAGCCCGGCCGGGGTGTCGACGACCAGGAACAGGGGGTCGTCGGGCTCCGGCAGACCGGCCTGGCCCAGTTGCCGGGCGACCCTGGCGCGCAGGGCGGGCGGGGTGTCGAGCTCCGCCGCGCCGGAGCGCAGGTCCAGGTGGATGACGGCGTCGGACTCCTCGGGGGTGCTCACTGCGCGTCACCGTCCCAGGGGTTGCGGCGGTCACGGTCGGGGGCGTCGGCGTCCGCCGGCTCATCCCACGGCGCCCTGGGGCGCTCGGCACCGTCCCCGGCGGCGACGCGGTCGCCCTCGTCACGGTCCGCGCCGTAGAGGCGGCCATCGCCGGCCCGTGCACCGTTGGCACCGTCCCGCCGCGTGCCCCAGCCGTCCGGATCCTCGTCCGCTCCTCCTCCGAACCGCTCCCCACGACCGCCGCCGTACGGCTCGTCACGGTCGCTCCCGGACGCGCGGCGGGGCTCCGTCCCGCGGTCGCTCGCGGGCTCCCGTCGCGCCGTTTCGCCGTACCGCCCACCGCGTCCGGTGCCGCCGTACGGGTCGTCGTGGTCGTCGCCGGGCGTGCGGCGGGGCCGTCCGGCCTCGTGGTCGTCCGCGGGTGTGCGGCGCGGCTCCGTCCCGTAGTCGTCCGCGGGCGCTCGCCGCGGGCGTTCGGCGCGGCCGGTGCCGTACGGGTCGTGGTCGTCGGTGGGGGTCCGGCGGGGTCCGGCGTCGTAGGCGTCGGCGGGCGCGCGGCGGGGACTTGCGTAGTCGTCGTCCGCGGTCGTGCGGCGGGGGCGTTCGGCGCGGCCCGCTCCGTACGGGGCGTCGCGGTCGGTGTGGTCGCCGGTGGGTGGGCGGCCGGTGTCGTGGTCGTCCGCGGTCGTGTGTCGTGGGCGTTCGGGGCGGCCCGCTCGGTATGGGGCGTCGCGGTCGGTGTGGTCGTCGGTGGGTGCGCGGCCCGTGCCGTAGTCGTCGTCCGCGGTCGTGCGGCGGGGGCGTTCGGGGCGGTCGTCCGGTGCGGGCCGGCGCCGTGAGCCGGTGGTCTCCGCGCGGTACGCGGTGACCGTCTCGCGCGGTGCCGTGCCCCAGTCGTCGTCATCGTGGACGGCCCGCCGGGGCGCCGGCAGGTCGTCGGTGACACGGGGCCGCACCGTGCCGAAGCGGACGTGCTCCAGCAGGGTGCGCAGCGTCGGCTGGACGGCGCGCTGGTCGCCGAACTCGGTGTCCAGAGCGGCCGGGAGGGTCTCCGCCCAGAACTCCCACAGCGGCCGGACCCACCCCTCGACCCGCTCGCCGCCGCGCTCCCGGCGGTCCGCCAGCAGTTCGAGCTGGCGCGGGGCGGTCTTCTCGACCAGGTCGACGAAGAGCGGGTGCGGTTCGCTGCCCGCCCGCGCCAGCCCGGCCGGCTGCGCCCCCATCAGCTCGCGGCAGTAGTCCTCCACGGTCCGCTCGTCGTCGAGGACGGTCCAGCGCTCGTACGAGCGCAGCAGCTCCGCCCAGCTCGACACGCCGCCGGGGAAGTCCCCCAGCCGCAGCCGGACGCCGGGGACGTGGGAGCCCTCCTCCGGGAAGAGCCGCAGCCGGATGCGGGCCGGCGAGGCCGGGTCGCCGTCCACCACGTCCACCTGGCCGTTCCACATGCAGCACAGCAGCCGGTGCAGGATGGTGCGCCGGTCGTCCTCGCCGCTCACCATCCAGCTGTCCCGGAAGCCGAGCCGCTGGCGCCAGCGCAGCACGTCGTGGGCCTGCTCGGAGTCCTTCGCCCGGGCCCACTGGCGCAGCACCTTGCGGGCCTCGGGCACCTGGGTGAGGCTCATCTCGCTGCGGAAGAGGACCACGGTGACCGAGTCGCTCTCCACCCCGCGGTACTCGACGGAGTTCTTCGCGTCGGAGGGCAGCCGCAGCGTCTTGCCCAGGTACTCCTGCACCTCCTCCACCGCCTGCACCCGCGGATACGTCACCAGCGCCCGCAGCGGCCCGGTCCCCTCCGGGGTGAAGCCCACCGGCAGCAGCCCGGTCAGCTTCCGCCCGAACAGGTCCAGCGCCTCCTTGCTGACCTGGTCGGTGGCGCCCTGGTCGCCCGCCGCGGCGGCCAGCAGCGTGCTCATGGCCGGCAGCAGCGGACGCTCCTCCAGACGCTCGCCGCTCTCCGCGAACAGCCGGGTGATCCGGCCCTCCAGCAGCGCCTTGACGGTCGCCACCGCGCCCTCGGGGTTGCGGCGGCTGACCGCGTGGACCGTGCGCCAGGTGTCCCCGCCGACCAGCCGGAGCAGCAGTGCGGCCTCGTCGTCGGTCTCCCGCAGGCCCTCCCGGCGGATCAGCCGGGTGACGACGTCCTCGTAGAAGTGGTTGAGGGTGCGCTGCGGCGGCAGCAGGTACGAGATGCCCGTGCGGTCCTCGTAGAGTTCCAGGCCCTTTTGCTGGGACACCTTGCGTTCCTGGTCGCTGTGCCTGCGGAAGGCGTTCACCAGGCGTCCGAGGTCGGCCCCGGCGGTGTCCGCCTGCGGCTGCCAGTGCTGCTGCTGCTCGCGCCACGCCTCGTGCCACACCGTCCGGCAGCGCCACCGGTACCAGTCGTCCTGCTCCTGGACGGCCGCCTGGACGTCCTCGTCGCCCCAGCGGGCCGGGGACATGCCGGCCAGCCGGCCCTTGATGCGCGGGGCCTTCGGCGGCTGCTCGGTCACGCCGGGCGGACGCTGGGGGGCGCGGGAGCGGTTGTCCAGCATGCCGAGGAAGCCGAGCCGGGTGATCGGCTCGTCGCTGTCCGGGACGCCCCGCACGACGCGTTCGGCGAGGAAGGGGTCCACGGTCTGGAGCAGCTTGTCGATGGCGGGGCGGGGCGCGAACCGGTCGGCCATCACGGCGGCCTGGCGTTCGGCGTCGGCCCGCAGGTCGGACAGCAGCCGCTGCATGTCCGAGATCCGCTCGCCCAGGGCCTGTTCGATGTTCTTGCCCCCGCGCGGCAGCGGATCCGGCTCGGGCACGTCCAGTTGCCTGCGCTCCCAGAGCTCCTCGAGGTGGGAGTCGGCGAACAACTGGCGGATCATCGGCACCGTACTGTCCCGCTGTACGGTGCGCGGCCGTTCCACGAGGTCGGTGACGGCCTCCCGCAGCAGCCGGCCGGCCACCAGGTCGGCCAGTTGGTCCATGGGCGCGGTCATGGACGCCACCAGGCTGGTGGAGACGCCCTGGCGCCCGATGCCGGTGGGGGACAGGGCGCTGCGGTGCACGCCGCGGTTGATGAAGCTGGCGGCGAAGGTCTGGTAGTCGTCGTCGGCGGCCATCGTCCGGCCCTTGGAGCGGCCGTCGCCCAGTTCGGTGCCGATCAGCGACATCACCAGGGACACGATGGAGCGGCGCAGGTCGTCCGCGCGGATGCCGGCCGTCGGGCTGAACAGGAACGCGGTCGGCAGGATGCCGGTGCGCAGCCGGATCGGCATGGTGCCCGGGTAGCGGATGCCCATCGCCGCGTCGTGGTCGAGGTCGCCGATCTCCGCGCCCTCGGTCGGCGCGTTCTGCCCGTCGACCAGGCGGAAGAGGTCCACCAGCGCCCGGGCGGCGTTGAGGTCCGCCTCGCGCCCGCCGCCGGAGGCCGCGGAGAACGACGACGGCATCACGACCAGCGGGTAGATCTTCACGCCGTCGAAGCGCCGCAACTGGAAGGCGTGGTTGATGAGGTGCAGGTAGTCCAGGAAGATGCCGGCGCCGGTGCCGCCCGCCACCGAGAAGGCCACGAACACGTCGCAGCCGTTGGTCTTGCCGCCGCCGAACTCGCTCAGCCCGCCCGCCGACTTGGCGATCAGGTCGATCGCCTGGAGCAGCGGTTCGAGGACCGGGCCGAGGCCGTGCCGGAGCGTGGCGAACAGCGCCGCGCGCCCGACGGTGGGCAGTTGGCCCGCGCCGTTGTGCAGCGGGGTGACCTTGGGTTCGTCGATGCGCGGCGGCAGCCAGTCGGCCACCTCCTCGCGCATGCTCGCCCGGAGCATCTTGGTGACTTCCGGCGAGGCGTCGAAGTTCGGCAGCAGGTTGTGGGTGGCCCGGGAGGTACGGGCGTACGCGGCCCGCAGCGACGGGTCCACGTTGAACTGCGGCAGCCGCTGGAGGTCGCTCTCGCTGTAGTCCGCGTAGACGAACTGGAGGCCGTCGGGAAGCTGGTAGGGCGCGTAGCCGTTCAGGCCGGTGAGCGCCAGGCCGTCGGGACCGCACAGTTCGGCGCGCAGTCTGCGTTCCAGTTCGGCGCCGACCAGGCCGCCGGTGCCGCCCAGGCCGACGAAGAGCATCGGCTGGAAGATCTTCATGGGTTCCTCCCCGCTGGCGGCCGTCGCGGGCCGCAGGTTCGTGCTCGGTACGTCCGTGGAGTGCGCGTGGCGCGTGGCTTCGCGTGGCGCGCGGGTGTGCGGGGCGGGCGCGGAGGTGACGCGCGCCCGCCCCCGCGCGTCACATGTACGAGTCGTAGGCGCCGCCCGTGCTCCCGCTCTCGCCGGACCCGGACCCGGACCCGGTGCCGGTGCCGGACGCGGTGGCCGCCCCGCTGCGCGCCGTGGCCGCCGGCCTGCGGTTGCGGGGGGCCCGGGTCTCCTCGCCGAGGGCGAGGCTCACCGTGTCGTTGAGCGGGACCTGACCGCGCACGGGCAGCGGCGTCCGGCCGCCGCCGCGCCGGCGCAGCACCGCCCCGCCCTCGGGGTTGCGCTGGACGGCGTACTCGCCGTGGGTCCGGCGCTCGATGCGCGGGGCGCGGTGCGGCTCGACCAGGGCGAACTCGTACCACTGCTTGTGCCCGTGCCCGGCCACGTGATCGGTGCCGACCGTCTCGCCGTCCGCGGAGACCAGGCGCAGTACCAGTCCGTGCGGGTCCCTGCGGGTGCGGCGCTGCCGTACCCAGGCGAGCACGGCGACGGCGGCCGCGGCGAGCACCGCGGCGCCGGCCACCACCGCCCACCAGTACTTGTCCCAGAAGCCGGGCTCCGGGGTGACCTGTACGGAGAGCGGGGTACGCACCAGTGTCCGGTCGTCGTCGGTGGTGTCGACGGCGGTGACGGTGCCCGACAGGCGCAGACCGTCGTCGCCGAGGCGGTCGCCGAAGACGTCGGCGGGGGCGACCGTGACCGTCACCTTCCGGGTGCCGGACTCGCCGGGCGCGAGCCGGATCTCGGCCGGGTCGATCGACAGCAGCCCGGAGCGCACGTCGGCCACGGACAGCCGCAGGGTGTGCCGGGCGTCGCTGTTGTTGCGGACGGTGAGGGTGCCGGTGACCTTGCCGCCGGGGTGGGTGTCCGCGGCGGGCATCTCCAGCGCGGTGGTGACGGGCAGCTCGCCGGGCGCGACCTGGCCGAGCTCGCTGCGGGTGTCCGCCCGCAGTCCCGAGGCGGTCAGTGTGCCGTCCACCTTCAGCGCCCCGTCGGCGCTCTCGGGGATGCGCACCGAACCGTTGAAGGAGCCGTCGTTCGCGTCCGGGTCGGGGCCCTTGCCGTCGTCGGTGAGGGACAGGGCCTGCGGGGCGAAACCGTCCCCGGTCAGCTCGCTGCTCACGCGCAGTCCCTCGTAGTGCTCCGGGTCCTTGATCTGGTAGCCCTCGCGCGTCTGCAGCCGCATCGTCACCGTGACCTTCTCCCCGGGGCGTGGCGAGGGCGGGTCCATGGTGATGGCGCCGCGCAGCTCCCCCTGCCACAGCACGCTGACCGAGACGGGCAGCGAGCGGTGCCCCTCCGGGGCCTCGGCCTTCACCCGCCAGGTGCCGGGCAGCGGGTCGACGATCTTCAGCGCCTCGACGGTGCCGTCACCGCCCGCCAGTTCGAAGCGGGACTCGCGGTAGGTGCCGGTCGTGGGGACCTCGTGGCCGCTGGGGTCGAGGTAGGTGATCCGCACCTCGGGGTCGCCCTTGTCGACCACGATGCTGCCGACGGTCGCCAGCGGCGAGATGCCGATCTCCAGCGTGGCCGGCGGCTTCTTGCTGGGCCCCTCCTCGTGGCGCAGGCAGTGCGCGGCGGCGAAGATCTTCTCCAGCGTGGTGCCGACGTCCTTCGCGCCGGAGACCTTGTGCGCCTCGGGGCTGGCGGAGGGCAGGTTCACGCAGCCCTTCCGGTAGCCGCCCGCCGCCATCCGGTCGAGCTGCTTCTTGTCCGGTTCCGGCCCGAAGCCGAGCGGCCAGATCTGCACGTTCTGCGCGCGGGCGTTCGCCAGCTCCTTGGTGAGCTGCCGCTCGCCCTCCGCCTCGCGGTGCGCGGGATCGCCGTACTTCTCGCTGTCGGTGACGTCCATCTTGCCGTCGGTGAGGACGAACAGCACGCGGGGCTCCGACGGGTCGGTGCCGGTGGTGAGTTCGTGCACTCCCTGACGTATCGCGGTCGGGAAGTCGGTGCCGGTGCCCTCGCTCTTCTTGCGGGTGCGCAGTCGGTCGACGCAGGCGCCGATCGTCTTGCGTCCCGCCGCGTCCAGGGTGGTGCGCGGGCACACCGGGTCCACCGCGCGCTGGCCGGCGGACTCGGCGGCGGCGAAGCCGAAGACGGTGACGTGGGAGGACGAGGAGACGTCGCCCAGCGCGATGCGGGCGGCGGCGGCCTTCTCGGCCTTCATGTCCTCGGGCGCGAGGCTGGCGGACTCGTCCACGGCGACCGCGTAGTTGACCGACGGGAAGGCCGGTTCGGAGTCCGCCGCCGGCACCGGATCAGCTCCGGTGGGTGCCAGCAGGGACACGAGCACCGCTGCGCCGCCCAGCACCAGGACCGTGGCGCGGTGCGCGCGGCCTCTTCCCGTCCGCCGTCTTGCCCAGGCTCTCTGCACGGCCGTCCCCTTGGTTCTCGGTGGTTCTCTGTGGTTCTCGGTGGATCGCAATGGATCGCGGTGGATCGCGGTGGACCGGTGGTTCTCGGTGGATCGCGGTGGTTCTCGGTTCGTCTCCGTCTCGGGTGCGGGATCCGGCCGCGTCGTCAGCGCGTGGTCAGGCCCCAGACCAGGGCCAGGGCCGCGGAGGTGGCGAGGGCGCCCATCCCCCAGCGGATGGCCCGGTACTTGGCGGTCAGGATCGAGCTGACGTCCACGGCCTGCACGAGCAGCCACCCGGCGGGATCCCGCCCGGCCTCGGCGATCCGGGCGGACAGCCACGCGAGAT
Coding sequences within it:
- a CDS encoding tubulin-like doman-containing protein encodes the protein MKIFQPMLFVGLGGTGGLVGAELERRLRAELCGPDGLALTGLNGYAPYQLPDGLQFVYADYSESDLQRLPQFNVDPSLRAAYARTSRATHNLLPNFDASPEVTKMLRASMREEVADWLPPRIDEPKVTPLHNGAGQLPTVGRAALFATLRHGLGPVLEPLLQAIDLIAKSAGGLSEFGGGKTNGCDVFVAFSVAGGTGAGIFLDYLHLINHAFQLRRFDGVKIYPLVVMPSSFSAASGGGREADLNAARALVDLFRLVDGQNAPTEGAEIGDLDHDAAMGIRYPGTMPIRLRTGILPTAFLFSPTAGIRADDLRRSIVSLVMSLIGTELGDGRSKGRTMAADDDYQTFAASFINRGVHRSALSPTGIGRQGVSTSLVASMTAPMDQLADLVAGRLLREAVTDLVERPRTVQRDSTVPMIRQLFADSHLEELWERRQLDVPEPDPLPRGGKNIEQALGERISDMQRLLSDLRADAERQAAVMADRFAPRPAIDKLLQTVDPFLAERVVRGVPDSDEPITRLGFLGMLDNRSRAPQRPPGVTEQPPKAPRIKGRLAGMSPARWGDEDVQAAVQEQDDWYRWRCRTVWHEAWREQQQHWQPQADTAGADLGRLVNAFRRHSDQERKVSQQKGLELYEDRTGISYLLPPQRTLNHFYEDVVTRLIRREGLRETDDEAALLLRLVGGDTWRTVHAVSRRNPEGAVATVKALLEGRITRLFAESGERLEERPLLPAMSTLLAAAAGDQGATDQVSKEALDLFGRKLTGLLPVGFTPEGTGPLRALVTYPRVQAVEEVQEYLGKTLRLPSDAKNSVEYRGVESDSVTVVLFRSEMSLTQVPEARKVLRQWARAKDSEQAHDVLRWRQRLGFRDSWMVSGEDDRRTILHRLLCCMWNGQVDVVDGDPASPARIRLRLFPEEGSHVPGVRLRLGDFPGGVSSWAELLRSYERWTVLDDERTVEDYCRELMGAQPAGLARAGSEPHPLFVDLVEKTAPRQLELLADRRERGGERVEGWVRPLWEFWAETLPAALDTEFGDQRAVQPTLRTLLEHVRFGTVRPRVTDDLPAPRRAVHDDDDWGTAPRETVTAYRAETTGSRRRPAPDDRPERPRRTTADDDYGTGRAPTDDHTDRDAPYRAGRPERPRHTTADDHDTGRPPTGDHTDRDAPYGAGRAERPRRTTADDDYASPRRAPADAYDAGPRRTPTDDHDPYGTGRAERPRRAPADDYGTEPRRTPADDHEAGRPRRTPGDDHDDPYGGTGRGGRYGETARREPASDRGTEPRRASGSDRDEPYGGGRGERFGGGADEDPDGWGTRRDGANGARAGDGRLYGADRDEGDRVAAGDGAERPRAPWDEPADADAPDRDRRNPWDGDAQ
- a CDS encoding VWA domain-containing protein, translated to MQRAWARRRTGRGRAHRATVLVLGGAAVLVSLLAPTGADPVPAADSEPAFPSVNYAVAVDESASLAPEDMKAEKAAAARIALGDVSSSSHVTVFGFAAAESAGQRAVDPVCPRTTLDAAGRKTIGACVDRLRTRKKSEGTGTDFPTAIRQGVHELTTGTDPSEPRVLFVLTDGKMDVTDSEKYGDPAHREAEGERQLTKELANARAQNVQIWPLGFGPEPDKKQLDRMAAGGYRKGCVNLPSASPEAHKVSGAKDVGTTLEKIFAAAHCLRHEEGPSKKPPATLEIGISPLATVGSIVVDKGDPEVRITYLDPSGHEVPTTGTYRESRFELAGGDGTVEALKIVDPLPGTWRVKAEAPEGHRSLPVSVSVLWQGELRGAITMDPPSPRPGEKVTVTMRLQTREGYQIKDPEHYEGLRVSSELTGDGFAPQALSLTDDGKGPDPDANDGSFNGSVRIPESADGALKVDGTLTASGLRADTRSELGQVAPGELPVTTALEMPAADTHPGGKVTGTLTVRNNSDARHTLRLSVADVRSGLLSIDPAEIRLAPGESGTRKVTVTVAPADVFGDRLGDDGLRLSGTVTAVDTTDDDRTLVRTPLSVQVTPEPGFWDKYWWAVVAGAAVLAAAAVAVLAWVRQRRTRRDPHGLVLRLVSADGETVGTDHVAGHGHKQWYEFALVEPHRAPRIERRTHGEYAVQRNPEGGAVLRRRGGGRTPLPVRGQVPLNDTVSLALGEETRAPRNRRPAATARSGAATASGTGTGSGSGSGESGSTGGAYDSYM